The nucleotide sequence GCAGCAGGTAGCTCAACGCGCCGTGCAGCACGCCCGGTTCGCCGGCGGTCAGCGACGCCGAGTGGCCCACCGTCGAGCCGCCGGCCTCGACGCCGAACAGCGCCACGCCGTCGTCGGCGAGGAAGGCGGTGAAGATGCCCAGGGCGTTCGACCCGCCGCCGACGCAGGCGACCACGGCACCGGGCAGACGTCCCGTGGCTTCGAGGAACTGGGCCCGCGCCTCCCGCCCGATGACCGATTGCAGGTCGCGCACCAGGCCCGGATAGGGATGGGGCCCCACGGTCGAGCCCAGGATGTAGTGGGTGTCGGCGACGTTGGTCACCCAGTCTCGGATGGCCTCGCTGGTGGCGTCCTTCAGCGTGCGTGTGCCGCTGGCGACGGGCACCACCTCGGCGCCGTGCAGCTTCATGCGCGCCACGTTGGGCGCCTGGCGCGCCATGTCCACCTCGCCCATGTAGACCACGCAGTCGAGACCGAGCAGAGCGCACGCCGCGGCGGTCGCCACGCCGTGCTGCCCCGCTCCGGTCTCGGCCACGATGCGCCGCTTGCCCATGCGGCGCGCGAGCAGCGCCTGTCCGAGGCTGTTGTTGATCTTGTGTGCGCCGGTATGGTTGAGGTCCTCCCGCTTGAGGTAGACCGACGCGCCGCCGCCGTGCAGGTCGCCGAAGCGCCGCGTGCGGTACAGGGGGCTGGGCCGGCCCACGTAGTCGCGCAGCAGGGCGGAGAACTCGCGCTCGAAGCCGTCGTCGCGGCGGGCATCCTCCCAGGCCGCCTCCAGCTCGATGAGGCAGGGCATCAACGTCTCCGGCACGTAGCGGCCGCCATAGGGGCCGAAACGTCCGGCAGCGCCATCGTCAGGGACGCGCACGGCGGACCTCCTCGACAAAACCGCGCACGAGCGCGGCGTCCTTGCGTCCGGGCGCGGATTCGACGCCGCCGGACACGTCCAGTGCATGGGGCGCGACGGCGGCGATGGCCGCCGTCACCTCTTCCGTCCGCAGTCTACCCGCCAGGAAGACCCTGCGCCCGGCGGCGACGGCCGACCGGGCCTGTTCCCACAGCCGATCCCGCTCACCGGGTTCGGGGTCGCGGCCCTTGGCGAGATCGAAGAGCAGATAATCGGCTGCCGCGCTGACGGGCTCGCCGGCCCGCATGACCTTGATCACCGGCCGGCCGGTCCGCGCGGCGACGGCCGCCACGTCCGCGTCCGTCTCGCCGCCGTGCAGCTGCACGAGGTCGAGCCGGCAGGCGGCGACGATCGCCGCGACCTCCGCCGCGGACTGATCCGCGAAGACGCCCACCAGCCGTGCCGTCGGCACCGCCGCGCGAATGGCCTTCGCCGCCGCCGCGTCCACCAGGCGCGGACCGCCGGCGAAGACCACGCCCAGATAGTCGGCGCCGGCCCGGTGGCAGGCGCGGGCCTCGTCGGGCACGGTCAGGCCGCAGATCTTGACCCTGGTCATGTCCGTCCTCCCAGTTCGCGGAGCTTGGCGCCGGGGTCCGCGGCTTCCAGCAGGACGCT is from bacterium and encodes:
- the trpB gene encoding tryptophan synthase subunit beta, with translation MHWTCPAASNPRPDARTPRSCAVLSRRSAVRVPDDGAAGRFGPYGGRYVPETLMPCLIELEAAWEDARRDDGFEREFSALLRDYVGRPSPLYRTRRFGDLHGGGASVYLKREDLNHTGAHKINNSLGQALLARRMGKRRIVAETGAGQHGVATAAACALLGLDCVVYMGEVDMARQAPNVARMKLHGAEVVPVASGTRTLKDATSEAIRDWVTNVADTHYILGSTVGPHPYPGLVRDLQSVIGREARAQFLEATGRLPGAVVACVGGGSNALGIFTAFLADDGVALFGVEAGGSTVGHSASLTAGEPGVLHGALSYLLQDDDGQVSPAHSVAAGLDYPGVGPQHSHLKDTGRAVYETVDDAEALAAFHELSRCEGIIPALESSHALAWVMRRQAGSDPLPGPILINLSGRGDKDLGGIVGGDS
- a CDS encoding phosphoribosylanthranilate isomerase, translating into MTRVKICGLTVPDEARACHRAGADYLGVVFAGGPRLVDAAAAKAIRAAVPTARLVGVFADQSAAEVAAIVAACRLDLVQLHGGETDADVAAVAARTGRPVIKVMRAGEPVSAAADYLLFDLAKGRDPEPGERDRLWEQARSAVAAGRRVFLAGRLRTEEVTAAIAAVAPHALDVSGGVESAPGRKDAALVRGFVEEVRRARP